One Diadema setosum chromosome 8, eeDiaSeto1, whole genome shotgun sequence genomic window carries:
- the LOC140231449 gene encoding uncharacterized protein, whose protein sequence is MDKSLDDIIREKKIPAGRFGRGRGGGRGGGFRGRGRGGGGLSTGRNQGIGTAPSRGNLRGQSRGRGGWQNTQPRQFQQSASITDARQKLIQKAHQGDARDRLAKKARQTDARLKLAARRKSGDGLPPQAQGSDGAKIGKSPNSSGTISRTVPNLSSTQFTVRNPPRVQNKTQITIPNPQQPPPQQHLSLTSPPQRSSNPLLAGASTLRVTKAVAQPQKRPAMDYPHYRDDLLGARQPNPPKVQRRMPEDRLGSESSWISSRIHAQPATHSAPQGTRLIISNLQKSVTGDDITELFGAIGELRKARMVRQGLAEVVYLNRTDALQAINTYHNRELDGMPMQCKLDTSTIPEASSGARIMPNSLSDRFKTMRSENNPKLPFDTMPKGGIPTGIDPGVVQQALFKKGATSVSQKPVVFTVKI, encoded by the exons ATGGACAAGTCACTTGACGATATCATTCGAGAAAAGAAGATTCCAGCCGGTCGATTTGGAAG GGGAAGAGGAGgcggaagaggaggaggatttCGGGGCAGGGGACGTGGTGGCGGTGGACTGAGCACAGGTCGTAACCAAGGCATCGGAACAGCCCCATCAAGAGGAAACCTAAGGGGCCAGAGCCGGGGGAGGGGTGGCTGGCAAAACACGCAACCAAGGCAGTTCCAGCAGAGTGCAAGCATCACTGATGCAAGACAGAAACTCATTCAGAAGGCACACCAGGGTGATGCCAGGGATCGTCTGGCCAAGAAGGCGCGGCAGACAGATGCAAGGCTGAAGTTGGCGGCGAGACGCAAGAGTGGGGATGGACTGCCACCACAGGCACAGGGCAGTGATGGTGCAAAGATTGGGAAGAGTCCAAATTCTAGCGGAACCATATCAAGAACAGTCCCAAAT CTAAGCTCTACACAGTTTACAGTACGCAACCCTCCCCGAGTGCAGAACAAAACTCAGATCACCATACCCAATCCTCAGCAGCCTCCTCCCCAGCAGCACCTGTCTCTCACGTCCCCTCCCCAGCGCTCATCCAACCCCCTGCTTGCTGGGGCCAGTACCCTCAGGGTCACAAAGGCTGTTGCCCAGCCTCAAAAA AGGCCAGCCATGGACTACCCCCATTACAGGGATGATTTACTGGGGGCGCGGCAGCCCAATCCACCCAAGGTTCAGCGCAGGATGCCTGAGGATCGTCTAGGTTCAGAGAGTTCGTGG ATTTCCTCCAGAATCCACGCACAGCCAGCAACACATTCTGCTCCGCAAGGAACGAGACTCATCATTTCCAATCTTCAGAAGTCAGTCACAGGAGACGACATCACG GAGCTGTTTGGGGCCATCGGGGAGCTGCGCAAGGCCCGCATGGTGCGGCAGGGACTGGCTGAGGTGGTGTACCTGAATCGGACCGACGCCCTGCAGGCCATCAACACATACCACAATCGTGAGCTGGATGGTATGCCCATGCAGTGTAAGCTGGACACCAGCACCATCCCAGAAGCCTCTTCGGGAGCCAGAATCATGCCCAACTCCCTCAGCGACAGATTCAA GACAATGAGGAGTGAAAACAACCCAAAGTTGCCATTTGACACCATGCCCAAGGGGGGCATTCCCACTGGCATCGATCCGGGTGTGGTCCAGCAGGCTCTCTTCAAGAAAGGCGCAACAAGTGTTAGTCAAAAGCCTGTGGTCTTTACTGTCAAAATCTAA
- the LOC140231784 gene encoding uncharacterized protein has product MRLGNVGDPDEKLDPFLSAGDVESMSTLKRHFNRPVSLIFITLPAVISLALCPCLLLLQLPLVTAFWPDGMTNINDAVACFLAPAGLVYAVTFGFTFQSVLDKQRMITVTVSAEVGLLDQILVMASRMKSLTCQKKLKIFKLVKTEVISIMQQVTGLRGMSSKDYLHEYSAGQIWGLVDVLQADDKSMENCDSTMMDKMISNLQELSTCASQRHMTLAYTVHPLLWLFLEMLGFFSFVGVMLIRTGSVQMDLMMCIITVFSISLLCYVVGDLDSPFSGHFRVDLGSLWHLVGKAEHFYREQQRATNTARLNGANQKAPSRSIPNLISSVTVPGMTSFGSDLDMNF; this is encoded by the exons ATGCGTCTCGGCAACGTGGGCGACCCGGACGAAAAACTCGATCCGT TCCTGTCTGCAGGTGATGTGGAGTCCATGAGCACGCTGAAGCGGCACTTCAACCGGCCCGTCTCTCTTATATTCATCACCCTCCCAGCGGTCATCTCCCTGGCCCTCTGCCCGTGCCTCCTCCTCCTTCAGCTACCCCTTGTGACGGCCTTTTGGCCCGATGGTATGACCAACATCAATGATGCTGTGG CCTGTTTCCTTGCACCGGCTGGCCTTGTATATGC TGTGACGTTCGGTTTCACCTTCCAATCGGTGCTCGACAAGCAACGGATGATCACGGTCACCGTCTCGGCCGAGGTCGGGCTCCTGGATCAAATCCTAGTCATGGCGTCACGAATGAAGTCATTGACTTGCCAAAAGAAGCTTAAG ATCTTCAAACTTGTGAAGACGGAGGTCATCTCGATCATGCAGCAGGTGACGGGCCTCCGGGGGATGAGCTCCAAGGATTATCTCCACGAGTACTCGGCCGGCCAGATCTGGGGCCTGGTTGACGTGCTACAGGCAGACGACAAGAGCATGGAAAACTGCGACTCCACGATGATG GACAAAATGATAAGCAACCTGCAGGAGCTATCGACCTGTGCCTCCCAGCGGCACATGACTCTGGCCTACACGGTGCATCCCCTCCTTTGGCTCTTCCTAGAGATGCTAGGGTTCTTCTCCTTTGTCGGGGTGATGCTCATCAGG ACCGGGTCGGTTCAGATGGACCTCATGATGTGCATCATCACAGTCTTCTCCATCAGTTTGCTGTGCTACGTGGTCGGCGACCTCGACAGTCCGTTTAGTGGACATTTCAGG GTGGATCTAGGCTCGCTGTGGCACCTCGTGGGCAAGGCGGAACACTTCTACAGGGAACAGCAGCGGGCAACCAACACGGCTCGCTTGAATGGCGCCAACCAGAAGGCGCCGTCGCGCTCCATTCCCAACCTGATCAGCTCCGTAACGGTCCCGGGGATGACCTCTTTCGGTAGCGATCTCGACATGAACTTCTGA